GAAAGATGAACTGAGGTATTCGACATCGCCGCCTTCTACGTCTATGCCGCGCGGCTGGATTGCGCCTGTGCGGCTGCCTGACGAACGGCGTCCAATGCACGTTCGCCGGTCGCCAGTAAGCTCTGGGCGATGGCGTTGACCCACGTACCGCCCACGCGCACTTTCAGCCCAACGGTCGGCAGCTTTGTCAGGTAGACGGCGCGGCGCAGCGCTGCGCCGAGCGTCCCGCCGATGCACATTCCAAAAATGTCCGCGCCGGCCTCGCCAATGCCAAGCGTCAGCATTTCCCCAAGGCCGATGTAGATGTACGGCAGCTTGGCCCAACCCTCAATGTCGGCACGGATGTTCCACGCAGCAATCTCCGACTGTCGGACGGCGACCTGCGCCGTCGCCGGAAGTCCCTTACCGTCCTCTGTCGGGAAATGCGTTGCGTCACCAAGGGCATAGACGCCGGGCCGGCCGGGAACTTCCAGCTGATGCGTGACGCACACACGGCCCTGTGAGTCCTTTTCAACCGGCAGATTCGTCATCAAAGGATGCATCTCAATACCGCCCGTCCACGTGACAGTCGCCGCCGCCACTTGCTTGAGCGTTCCCTGTTTGTCGCAGCGGATTTCAACCCCCTCCGGCGTGACTTTAGTCACACCCCAATCCAGCACCAGATTGACGCCGCGCCGCCGGAGCGCATCCAGCGCAATCGGCTCCAGCCGGTGCGCTACACCGCGCAAAATCCGCTCGTTGCGGTCAATCAAGTGGATTTCCATTTCCTTGCGGTCGAGTCCGCGCGCCTGCGCCTGCGCGTCAAGGTAGTCGGCTAACTTGCAGCTCACTTCCACGCCGCACGTCCCAGCGCCGACGACAAGGAAGTTCAACAACGCCTTCCGGGCCTTGGGATCGCTCGTCTGCTTGGCACGATCAAGCACCTGCGCAATGTGTTGCTTGTAGGCCTGGACATGGCTCAGGTCATAAAAGGGTTGCGAATACTTCTCTGCACCAGGTACTTGCCGGAAGTTGGGACGCCCGCCCAACGCCAGCACCAGATAGTCGTACCGGTGCGTTTTGTCGGCGACCTGCACCTGCCGCTTGTCAAGATCAATCCGCTCAATGTTGCCCTGCACGAACGTCACCGGCCGGTTGCCGAGAATGTCGCGGTACAGTGGCGCAATCTCCCAAACCTCGACCTCCCCCGTTAGGATTTCGTAGGCCATGGGCGTGAACAAAAACCGATCATTCCGATCTACAAGCGTGATGCGGACAGGGCGCGTCCATGGGTAGTTAGAGAGTTGGAAAGCCGTATTGAGACCGGCGAACCCGCCGCCCAAAACCAGAATGTCAACCGGCGATGACGTCGTGTGAGGCGCGTTCATAGGAGAAACATTCCGTGTCGGGAAAGTGGCTGGAGGACGGCGGCATCCTATCCCACACGGGCGTTGCTTGAGAATGACAAACCAGCGGCATGACGGCGCTCAGCGCCGGACGATGAAAGCTGAGACCCTTGTCAAGAAGCGATTTCCGATTCGACGATGCGCGTGATCCGGCTCATCAGCACCGCATTGTCCAGCGTCTGTTGCCCGGAGAAGGTAAAGGCCGTGCGCGGGCCGGCCAGAATGACTGCGAGCGCAGCTTGTCCCTCGGCGACGACTTCTCCCTTGATGTCCTCAAGCACAGCTTCAGTGGACCGGCCTGCCTCAAACGACACTCGCCCGACCGCACCGTCCTGCATAATGACGGAAAGCAAGCCGCTCAGGGCGTGCGTGCAGATCAAATCCAAAGCCTGCTCAAAGGAAACCTGACCGAGATGGTTGGGATTGACTTCAAGGCTTTCCTCCACCAGCGGTGATCGGCGATTGGTCAGTAGGCGATTGATGCGATACACCAGTTCGTCAAGGCTGAAAGGCTTGCCCAAAAAGTCATCCGCTCCGGCCGATAGTCCCTCCAAACGGGCTTCAATGTCCTGACGGGCGCTTAGGAAGAGGAAGGGGATGCCGGCCGTGCGCGGATCGAGTCGGACAGTCCGGCATAGCTCAATCCCGTCCATGTTTCGGCATGGCAATGTCGCAAACGATCACCTCGGTGGTCGTTACGGCAAGCCGTCTCAGCGCCTCACAACCGTCGGCGGCCGAAAACACCTCGTATCCTTTCGACCGCAACGCATGGGTAATCGCCTGACGAACAAAACGATCATCCTCGACGATGAGGATGTTGCCCTTTGAAGGTGGAACTGATTCGGGAGTCATCGTTTCTGCGTGGGATGCCGACATACGCGCTTACTACTCACCTGGAGTGCTTTCCAAGCATATTTCCCAAAATCGCCGACCACCACAGTCGGTTTTGCCTTCGCGGCTTGGGGTATGCGACTTGACTTGCTTCCTATGCAACGCGCAAAGTGACCGCAAGAGTCACGATGAAACGCCCGTCGCCCTTCAACAACCGCGTTTGGCGGAACGTCAAGTTCCCCAAACTGTAGCGTTCAAGTACGGTGTCGCCATGGCCGCCGCTTTGCCGAAGGCGGAGAGTCACTGTCTTCAACGTTTGTGTCTGCGCACATATAACACGCCGGCTACGTACAGTCTCCTGCTCCTTACATTGGGTCTGTGGTGGTTTTTGTCTCCGGCGTCGGCGCAGTCGTCGGCTTCGACCGTTCGAGGAGGCTTCGCCGGAAACCATGCTTCCGGGAAGCCGCCGACCCTTCTGAGCATTGCGCAGCCGGCGACGCGCAGCTACACCGATCAAGACGGCCTGCCCCAGAATTCCATTCAAGCGTTGGCGCGTGATCAGCAGGGACGTTTGTGGGCGGCGACGCAGGACGGCGCCGCCTATTTCGACGGCCGAAGCTGGACGGCCGTCCCATTACCGCGCGCCCTCGGCTCGAACTCCGTCACGGCGCTGGCGGTCGCCGGGGAGAGCGTATGGTTTGGGACGCCGAACGGCTTGTGCCGTTATGACGTTGCCGCGCATCCGGCGCAGCAGTGGCGGATGTACACGCTTGGCGGCGAGCGCGCCAACACCATCACGTGTTTGTTGAGTGTGGTGGAAGGCGTCGCCAGCGGCCTCTGGGTCGGCACGCACGACGGCTTGTTCCGATTTCGGGAAGAGCGGTGGGAACGTCCAGCATTTGCCGCCGCCCTTGAAGGCCGAGTGGTGCGATGTATGGCCGTCACCGGTGGGACGCGGCTGTGGGTCGGTACGCAGGAGCATGGGCTATGGTGTTGCCGGTTTGGTTCCGATCGCTGGGACCGTTTAACGACCGCCGAAGGCTTACCCGCTAACAACGTCGCCTGCCTTGCCGAAGCTCGAACAGCCGACGGCGTTTGGGTCGGAACATTACAGGGACCGGCGCTTGTCGTCGGCTTACGTTCGCAACCCATCACCGATGCGCCGGCGGCGTTGGCTCAGGCGACCATCAACACGATGCTTGAAGCGGAAGCCGTGGACGGCGCACCAATGCTCTGGATCGGCACAAATCAGGGCTTGTACTGGCGGTACGCCGGCGAGTGGCGACGGCTCGCTGCACCGTACGACCTACCGACCGACATTGTCCGCGCGCTCTTCGTCAGTCAGCCGCGCAGCGGCGGAGTGTGGATTGGTCAGGGCGGCGGCGGCGTGACGTACCTACACTACGGTGGGTGGTGGTCGCTCGCAGCCGCAAGCGGGTTGCCGTCCAATATGGCTTGGTGCGCCGAAGTCTGGCGGGAAGCCGACGGGACGGAGACGCTTTGGGCCGGGACGCTCGCTGGCCTCGCCCGCTGGCGACGCGGAGAATGGATGCAACTCGGTCAGGAACATGACTTTCCGGCCAATGATGTCCGAACCCTGTTGACGACCAAGCAGGGTGGGCGCCGGACGTTGTGGGTCGGCACGGCGCAAAGCGGACTTTGGCGATTGACAGATGAACCAGCTCCGCGCGCCGTCCAAGTGAAGACGCTCCCTCTGGACGCTCATATTCACTGCCTTCACCGCCCACAGGCCGCTGCCGAGTCGGGCTGCCTGTATGTGGGTTCGGATCGCGGCTTGAGGGCGGTTCGGATAGATACGCAGGAAAGCGCGTCGCTCGGCTTGGATGAAGCCGTTTACACGATTGC
The Chloracidobacterium sp. DNA segment above includes these coding regions:
- a CDS encoding response regulator gives rise to the protein MDGIELCRTVRLDPRTAGIPFLFLSARQDIEARLEGLSAGADDFLGKPFSLDELVYRINRLLTNRRSPLVEESLEVNPNHLGQVSFEQALDLICTHALSGLLSVIMQDGAVGRVSFEAGRSTEAVLEDIKGEVVAEGQAALAVILAGPRTAFTFSGQQTLDNAVLMSRITRIVESEIAS
- a CDS encoding response regulator, yielding MTPESVPPSKGNILIVEDDRFVRQAITHALRSKGYEVFSAADGCEALRRLAVTTTEVIVCDIAMPKHGRD
- a CDS encoding NAD(P)/FAD-dependent oxidoreductase, whose protein sequence is MNAPHTTSSPVDILVLGGGFAGLNTAFQLSNYPWTRPVRITLVDRNDRFLFTPMAYEILTGEVEVWEIAPLYRDILGNRPVTFVQGNIERIDLDKRQVQVADKTHRYDYLVLALGGRPNFRQVPGAEKYSQPFYDLSHVQAYKQHIAQVLDRAKQTSDPKARKALLNFLVVGAGTCGVEVSCKLADYLDAQAQARGLDRKEMEIHLIDRNERILRGVAHRLEPIALDALRRRGVNLVLDWGVTKVTPEGVEIRCDKQGTLKQVAAATVTWTGGIEMHPLMTNLPVEKDSQGRVCVTHQLEVPGRPGVYALGDATHFPTEDGKGLPATAQVAVRQSEIAAWNIRADIEGWAKLPYIYIGLGEMLTLGIGEAGADIFGMCIGGTLGAALRRAVYLTKLPTVGLKVRVGGTWVNAIAQSLLATGERALDAVRQAAAQAQSSRAA